Proteins found in one Campylobacter canadensis genomic segment:
- a CDS encoding CstA-like transporter-associated (seleno)protein gives MGFFDKLKAACGVPNYEDYLKEFQKNNPDKTPLSKEEFLKEQKEKMNQSC, from the coding sequence ATGGGTTTTTTTGATAAGCTAAAAGCTGCTTGTGGTGTGCCTAATTATGAAGATTATTTAAAAGAATTTCAAAAAAATAATCCTGATAAAACACCTTTAAGCAAAGAAGAATTTTTAAAAGAGCAAAAAGAAAAAATGAATCAATCTTGTTGA
- a CDS encoding OPT family oligopeptide transporter gives MQKEQKLPELSFRALLLGSVLTIIFTASNVYLGLKVGLTFSSSIPAVIISMAVLSMFKNSNILENNIVQTEVSAAGTLSAVIFVIPGLFMCGYWSEFPMWQSFMICLCGGTLGVLFTIPLRRVMVNKSKLSYPEGRAAAEILKLSNDLNAGEKSKEGLKELSLAALFSALMSIFSSAFKIVASQSNVAFMLNKMSFAISIGYSFALVGAGYIVGLAGCLALLVGMILAWGIFTPYLSSFADMKDYSDAYSLATNIWALKVRLIGTGAIAIAALWTLIKLLKPVFIGMQEVFKNAKISSNEKNHLDTDMSLKSIMILFVLICIGLFITFFSFVSDAKLSLYLELILSLTGTLLAIFIGFFVAAACGYMAGLVGSSSSPISGIGLIAIIASSLTILFIGSNHNIFASEELSKFAIALSIFITSVVLGVAAISNDNLQDLKTGQLVGASPKKQQIALLIGCFFGSLVITPVLNLLYKAYGFVGAMPKEGMDLNQTLAAPQANLMSTIAQGIFHNNIDYKYILFGVFIGVIVIIIDIILKNKFKLSLAPLAVGIGIYLPPSVNVALVIGGFVQYFVFRYLKNKHDDNSLKQKEQKGILFASGLIVGESIIGVIIAAITVFSVSNGGSDSPLKINFTLINNELLALILFVLLLVVFVKRLIKN, from the coding sequence ATGCAAAAAGAACAAAAATTACCCGAACTAAGTTTTAGGGCTTTGCTTTTAGGAAGCGTTTTAACAATAATTTTTACCGCTTCTAATGTTTATTTAGGCTTAAAGGTTGGTCTTACCTTCTCTTCATCAATTCCTGCAGTTATTATTTCTATGGCTGTTTTGTCAATGTTTAAAAACTCAAATATACTTGAAAACAACATAGTGCAAACAGAGGTTTCTGCAGCTGGAACCTTATCTGCTGTTATTTTTGTAATTCCTGGTCTGTTTATGTGCGGATATTGGAGTGAATTTCCTATGTGGCAAAGTTTTATGATTTGTTTATGTGGTGGAACTTTAGGTGTATTATTTACTATTCCTTTAAGAAGGGTAATGGTAAATAAAAGCAAACTTAGCTATCCTGAAGGAAGAGCTGCTGCTGAAATACTAAAACTATCAAATGACTTAAATGCAGGGGAAAAAAGCAAAGAAGGCTTAAAAGAACTTAGTTTAGCTGCTTTATTTTCTGCTTTAATGAGTATTTTTAGCAGTGCATTTAAAATAGTAGCTTCTCAAAGCAATGTGGCTTTTATGCTAAACAAAATGAGCTTTGCGATATCAATAGGCTATTCTTTTGCCTTAGTTGGGGCTGGATATATAGTAGGTTTAGCAGGTTGCCTTGCTTTGCTTGTTGGTATGATATTAGCTTGGGGAATTTTTACACCTTACTTATCAAGCTTTGCTGATATGAAAGATTACTCTGATGCTTACTCGCTTGCAACCAATATATGGGCTTTAAAAGTTAGATTAATAGGCACAGGTGCAATAGCTATTGCAGCGCTTTGGACTTTAATAAAATTATTAAAACCAGTTTTTATTGGTATGCAAGAAGTATTTAAAAATGCAAAAATAAGCTCTAATGAGAAAAATCATTTAGATACGGATATGTCCTTAAAAAGTATAATGATTTTATTTGTATTAATTTGCATTGGACTTTTTATTACCTTTTTTTCTTTTGTTAGCGATGCAAAACTTAGTCTTTATTTAGAACTTATTTTATCTTTAACAGGTACCCTACTTGCTATTTTTATTGGCTTTTTTGTTGCAGCAGCTTGTGGTTATATGGCTGGGCTTGTTGGTTCGTCTTCAAGTCCAATATCAGGTATTGGATTGATTGCTATTATTGCTTCTTCTTTAACTATATTATTTATTGGTTCAAATCATAATATTTTTGCAAGCGAAGAATTATCAAAATTTGCAATTGCTTTAAGTATTTTTATAACCAGTGTTGTTTTAGGAGTAGCAGCAATATCTAATGATAATTTACAAGACTTAAAAACAGGTCAATTAGTAGGTGCAAGTCCTAAAAAACAACAAATAGCATTACTTATTGGTTGCTTTTTTGGTTCTTTGGTGATTACTCCTGTTTTAAATCTTTTGTATAAAGCTTATGGCTTTGTAGGTGCAATGCCAAAAGAAGGAATGGACTTAAATCAAACACTAGCAGCACCACAAGCTAATCTTATGAGCACAATTGCACAAGGAATTTTTCACAATAACATTGATTATAAATATATACTTTTTGGCGTTTTTATTGGTGTTATAGTTATTATTATTGATATAATTTTAAAAAATAAATTCAAACTTTCTTTAGCACCATTAGCAGTTGGAATAGGAATTTATCTTCCGCCTTCAGTAAATGTAGCGCTTGTAATTGGTGGTTTTGTGCAATATTTTGTTTTTAGATATCTTAAAAATAAGCACGATGATAATAGCTTAAAGCAAAAAGAACAAAAAGGAATTTTATTTGCGTCTGGATTAATAGTTGGTGAAAGCATAATAGGAGTTATTATTGCTGCTATTACTGTATTTTCTGTTAGTAATGGCGGTAGCGATAGCCCATTAAAAATAAATTTTACTTTAATAAATAATGAGCTTTTGGCTTTAATATTATTTGTATTATTGCTTGTTGTATTTGTTAAAAGACTAATAAAAAACTAA
- a CDS encoding response regulator transcription factor yields MQIALLIDNKQDKFYIKELLESEFECIEVANSNVVLAKNINIVISDMYDEIEFLSKNSVKFIAISKNPNFNQAQQCLKAGAKAYANSKMQKNHFVDAIRCVNNGGIWLLPEIVLNMIKLINVNYEDNSTVLESLNDRERQIVKYIKDGLNNNAIAQNLNLSLRTIKSDSASIYQKLGVENKIALMIKLKNISL; encoded by the coding sequence ATGCAAATCGCACTTTTAATTGATAATAAACAAGATAAGTTTTATATAAAAGAATTGCTTGAAAGTGAATTTGAATGTATTGAAGTTGCAAATTCTAATGTAGTTTTAGCTAAAAATATAAATATTGTTATTAGTGATATGTATGATGAAATTGAATTTTTAAGCAAGAATTCGGTTAAATTTATTGCTATTAGCAAAAATCCTAACTTTAATCAAGCACAACAATGTTTAAAAGCAGGTGCAAAGGCCTATGCAAATTCAAAAATGCAAAAAAATCATTTTGTTGATGCTATTAGATGTGTAAATAATGGTGGTATTTGGCTTTTACCAGAAATTGTTTTAAATATGATAAAACTTATAAATGTAAATTATGAAGATAATTCTACTGTTTTAGAAAGTTTAAATGATAGAGAAAGACAAATAGTAAAATATATAAAAGATGGTTTAAATAATAATGCAATAGCACAAAATCTTAATCTTAGCCTAAGAACTATTAAAAGCGATAGTGCTAGTATTTATCAAAAACTAGGTGTGGAAAACAAAATCGCACTTATGATAAAATTAAAAAATATATCTTTGTAA
- a CDS encoding HlyD family type I secretion periplasmic adaptor subunit has protein sequence MKKDNKNNISKEYTKEDIAYMNSLAQAVLAKNSHKTKTMLYLVLVCILGLIVWMGVANVDEITRGQGKVIPSGQNQVIQNLEGGIVQEILVREGDIVKKGQILVKIDNKSFESSLAESGVKLSELLAKKIRLFAQAYSKDFNEGVISKEELEKINSIALNNEKSLFNTNKLQLNAKISQKESEIKELNSKISYLTTNLNIAKQEQRLVEDAYKKGSVSKIDYLQGQRKVNDIQGELSQATIALPKAKEALKEIQLSFTNDSKKELNEVNAEIARISKSQIGLDDKVERTLVKSPVNGIISKMNIHTVSGVIKPGMDIAEIVPLDDKLIAEVKVKPADVAFLREDLPATLKFSAYDFSIYGGLKGKVLQISADTETNEKGESYYLVRIVTDKNHLGTDEHPLDLKVGMIVTADIITGKKTILDYLLKPIFKTKQNALRER, from the coding sequence ATGAAAAAAGATAATAAAAATAATATTTCTAAAGAATACACAAAAGAAGATATTGCTTATATGAATAGCCTAGCTCAGGCTGTTTTAGCAAAGAATTCTCATAAGACTAAAACTATGCTTTATTTAGTACTTGTGTGTATTTTAGGCTTAATCGTATGGATGGGTGTTGCTAATGTTGATGAGATTACTCGTGGTCAAGGTAAGGTTATACCTAGTGGTCAAAATCAAGTTATTCAAAACCTTGAAGGTGGTATAGTTCAAGAGATTTTAGTAAGAGAAGGCGATATTGTTAAAAAAGGGCAAATTTTAGTAAAAATTGATAATAAAAGTTTTGAAAGTTCTTTAGCTGAAAGTGGTGTAAAATTAAGCGAACTTTTAGCTAAAAAAATACGCCTTTTTGCACAAGCTTATAGCAAAGATTTCAATGAAGGCGTGATAAGCAAAGAAGAATTAGAAAAAATAAATTCTATTGCTTTAAACAATGAAAAAAGTTTGTTTAATACAAATAAATTACAGCTAAATGCAAAAATTTCTCAAAAAGAAAGTGAAATTAAAGAATTAAATTCAAAAATATCTTATCTAACAACTAATTTAAATATCGCAAAGCAAGAGCAAAGATTGGTTGAAGATGCTTATAAAAAAGGTAGTGTTTCTAAGATTGATTATTTGCAAGGTCAAAGAAAGGTAAATGATATTCAAGGAGAGCTTTCACAAGCAACCATAGCCTTACCAAAGGCAAAAGAAGCCTTAAAAGAAATACAGCTTAGTTTTACAAATGATAGCAAAAAAGAACTAAATGAAGTGAATGCTGAAATTGCAAGAATTTCAAAAAGTCAAATAGGCTTAGATGATAAAGTAGAAAGAACCTTAGTAAAAAGTCCAGTAAATGGAATTATTTCAAAGATGAATATTCATACCGTTTCAGGTGTTATAAAACCAGGTATGGATATAGCTGAAATTGTTCCTTTAGATGATAAGTTAATCGCTGAAGTTAAGGTTAAGCCAGCTGATGTTGCTTTTTTAAGAGAAGATTTACCAGCTACATTAAAATTTAGCGCTTATGATTTTAGCATTTACGGAGGTTTAAAGGGTAAGGTATTACAAATTAGTGCCGATACTGAAACCAACGAAAAAGGGGAAAGTTATTATTTAGTAAGAATAGTTACTGATAAAAATCATTTAGGAACAGATGAGCATCCGCTTGATTTAAAAGTAGGTATGATTGTTACAGCTGATATTATTACAGGTAAAAAAACAATCTTAGATTATTTATTAAAACCAATATTTAAAACTAAACAAAATGCTTTAAGGGAGAGATAA
- a CDS encoding type I secretion system permease/ATPase, whose translation MHTNELLECLVLFTHLNKNPYSAQALTAGLPVDKNSGMVELFSTNSKKALFSRAAKKAGYSSSLVKKDLLDIPRLVLPCILVLKDKKACILQAFENNEAVVILPGLESSTKISIQTLEEEYLGYCFYLKKEFSYKDDNSDELAKANSHWFFDTLKRSKGIYIDVLIASFIINLFVLASPLFTMNVYDRVVPNNATETLWVLAIGVFIVYALDLVIKLVRAYFLENASKRSEIIMSSMIYEKVLDIKLSVRPKSVGSFAQNLKEFDTLKSFFASASIASIVDMPFCVIFLLTVYFLAGYLVVVPIVVIILILIYTFSIKNPLQKSIESTYKASAYKNGILVESLNTLETIKSLNAASQAQWVYEEATGEIAAKSIKSKLLSSSISMVTGFLVQFNTIAIVVMGVYMIKDMQLSMGGLIASVILSSRAITPMGQVASLISNFQQTKTAYKSIEDIMQLPVERPDGKKFIRRNNFNGQIDFNNVSFTYPEAKKESLNSVTFKIKEGEKVAIIGKNGSGKTTIEKLILGLYEPTKGSVSIDGIDVEQIDPADLREHIAYVSQDIMLFKGSVRENIIYKNPAASDEEIVKAADIACVSDFVNSHPQGFDMPVYERGEGLSGGQRQSIAIARAFIKDAPIVLLDEPTNSIDTSTEAKVLENIKKACSDKTLVVITHKQSLLSLVDRIIVIDNGKVVLDGPKAKVLNELGV comes from the coding sequence ATGCATACAAATGAATTATTAGAATGTTTAGTGCTTTTTACGCATTTAAATAAAAATCCTTATAGTGCCCAAGCACTTACAGCAGGTTTACCTGTGGATAAAAATAGCGGTATGGTTGAATTATTTTCAACCAATAGTAAAAAGGCGCTTTTTTCAAGAGCAGCAAAAAAGGCAGGCTATTCTAGCTCTTTGGTGAAAAAAGATTTGCTTGATATTCCAAGATTAGTTTTGCCTTGTATTTTAGTTTTAAAGGATAAAAAAGCTTGCATTTTACAAGCTTTTGAAAATAATGAAGCTGTGGTTATTTTACCAGGTCTTGAAAGTAGCACAAAAATTAGCATTCAAACTTTAGAAGAAGAATATTTAGGTTATTGCTTTTATTTAAAAAAAGAATTTTCTTATAAAGATGATAATAGCGATGAACTTGCAAAGGCAAATTCACATTGGTTTTTTGATACTTTAAAAAGAAGTAAGGGGATTTATATTGACGTTTTAATTGCATCATTTATTATAAATCTTTTTGTATTAGCTTCTCCGCTTTTTACAATGAATGTTTATGATAGAGTTGTGCCAAATAATGCTACAGAAACTTTATGGGTACTTGCAATAGGGGTTTTTATAGTTTATGCACTTGATTTAGTTATAAAATTAGTAAGAGCTTATTTTTTAGAAAATGCTTCTAAAAGAAGTGAAATAATTATGAGTTCAATGATTTATGAAAAGGTTTTAGATATTAAGCTTAGCGTAAGACCAAAAAGTGTTGGTTCTTTTGCACAAAATTTAAAAGAATTTGATACTTTAAAAAGCTTTTTTGCGTCAGCTTCAATAGCTAGTATTGTAGATATGCCTTTTTGTGTGATTTTTTTACTTACTGTATATTTTTTAGCAGGTTATTTAGTTGTTGTTCCTATTGTTGTGATTATTTTAATTTTAATTTATACCTTTAGCATTAAAAACCCACTTCAAAAATCAATTGAAAGTACATATAAAGCAAGTGCTTATAAAAATGGTATTTTAGTAGAAAGTTTAAATACTCTTGAAACTATTAAAAGTTTAAATGCTGCATCTCAAGCGCAATGGGTTTATGAAGAAGCTACAGGAGAAATAGCTGCAAAAAGCATTAAAAGTAAATTACTTTCAAGCTCAATTTCAATGGTTACAGGCTTTTTAGTTCAATTTAACACTATTGCTATAGTTGTAATGGGTGTTTATATGATTAAGGATATGCAGCTTAGTATGGGTGGGCTTATTGCTAGTGTTATTTTAAGTTCTCGTGCTATTACTCCTATGGGGCAGGTTGCATCACTTATTTCTAACTTTCAGCAAACAAAAACCGCTTATAAAAGTATAGAAGACATTATGCAATTACCTGTAGAAAGACCAGATGGAAAGAAATTTATACGCAGAAATAATTTTAACGGTCAGATTGATTTTAACAATGTATCTTTTACTTATCCAGAAGCAAAAAAAGAGTCTTTAAATTCAGTTACATTTAAAATTAAAGAAGGCGAAAAAGTTGCAATCATAGGAAAAAATGGTAGCGGTAAAACAACAATAGAAAAATTAATTTTAGGTTTATATGAGCCTACTAAAGGTAGTGTTAGTATTGATGGAATTGATGTTGAACAAATTGACCCAGCTGATTTAAGAGAACATATCGCCTATGTTTCACAAGATATTATGCTTTTTAAAGGCAGTGTTAGAGAAAATATTATTTATAAAAATCCAGCTGCAAGCGATGAAGAGATAGTAAAGGCTGCTGATATTGCTTGTGTTAGTGATTTTGTAAATTCACACCCGCAAGGTTTTGATATGCCTGTTTATGAAAGAGGTGAAGGTTTAAGCGGTGGGCAAAGACAAAGCATTGCCATTGCAAGAGCCTTTATTAAAGATGCTCCTATTGTACTTTTAGATGAACCAACAAATTCTATTGATACATCAACTGAAGCAAAAGTCTTAGAAAATATTAAAAAAGCTTGCAGTGATAAAACCTTAGTTGTAATTACTCACAAACAATCACTATTAAGCCTAGTAGATAGAATAATAGTTATTGATAATGGTAAGGTTGTTTTAGATGGTCCAAAAGCCAAAGTATTAAATGAACTTGGAGTTTAA
- a CDS encoding bifunctional diguanylate cyclase/phosphodiesterase gives MTLFKQILIGSVLFIFIILGIVAIKDYKTSNDFIQTQLQINAEHTAKSLGLSISTLSEITPDSVGLLINAIFDSGVYEQIKFLDANSNIIYDRKLEEHAYYGVSKWFIDLVDFTPPSVEFEIRQWNKIGTLIVQISPVFAYEQLYTTLKDLFISLGIICALSLIFVFFALKALFRPLELVRQQAEAILENIFIVQDKLPFTQEVKKMVQAMNSMVGKVRDIFEREAGTIDRYNELLYKDERTNLYNRRYFINQYEQNLNSEEYSNGFLFVLSIKETYNVKKILGFAKALNFFNELAAVLKTYEKENVFILNENDFAILSKNRQEFKRECINVIELVKELFEKYNLDSSEFKVNAALAYFDKIKYNELLVRIDHLLLRAKNNFSIEENIAENELLLGKQEYKDFILNAMNNDEFCFVQQDVLSNVELLHSELYLRLKLNGELMSASFFMPIVSALNINEELDMYVLSKAISNEFYAPIAINISNDLIKEKNYKLLQKILKNKNVNQKIYFELAMNSLINISDLVAFVKFIKQFNISLGLDHFALNKEYLLALNELNVSYLKIQASMLLDLLEDNNTSGAKNAMQTIINSKGVKIIAIGIENSEQKEKLQKIGIEYMQGRYISEIK, from the coding sequence ATGACATTATTTAAGCAAATTTTAATTGGTTCAGTACTTTTCATTTTTATAATTTTAGGAATTGTGGCGATAAAAGACTATAAAACATCAAATGATTTTATTCAAACCCAACTGCAAATAAATGCAGAACATACTGCAAAGTCTTTGGGCTTATCAATTTCTACTTTATCAGAAATTACTCCAGATAGTGTTGGATTATTAATTAATGCTATTTTTGATAGTGGTGTTTATGAACAGATAAAATTTCTTGATGCAAATTCTAATATTATTTATGATAGAAAATTAGAAGAACACGCTTATTACGGAGTAAGTAAATGGTTTATAGATTTAGTTGATTTTACTCCACCAAGTGTTGAATTTGAGATTAGACAATGGAATAAAATAGGTACTTTAATTGTGCAAATTAGCCCAGTTTTTGCATACGAGCAACTTTATACTACTTTAAAAGATTTATTTATTAGTTTAGGTATAATTTGTGCTTTAAGTTTGATTTTTGTATTTTTTGCTTTAAAAGCTTTATTTAGACCGTTAGAATTAGTAAGACAACAAGCAGAAGCTATATTAGAAAATATTTTTATTGTTCAAGATAAGTTACCTTTTACCCAAGAAGTAAAAAAGATGGTTCAGGCTATGAACTCAATGGTAGGAAAGGTTAGAGATATTTTTGAAAGAGAAGCAGGAACTATTGATAGATATAATGAGCTTTTATATAAAGATGAAAGAACTAATTTATATAATCGTAGATATTTTATTAATCAATATGAGCAAAATTTAAATAGTGAAGAATATTCAAATGGTTTTTTATTTGTTTTAAGCATTAAAGAAACTTACAATGTGAAAAAGATTTTAGGTTTTGCAAAAGCGCTTAATTTTTTTAACGAACTTGCTGCTGTTTTAAAAACTTATGAAAAAGAAAATGTTTTTATTTTAAATGAGAATGATTTTGCTATTTTAAGCAAAAATAGACAAGAATTTAAAAGAGAATGTATCAATGTAATTGAGCTTGTAAAAGAATTATTTGAAAAATATAATTTAGATTCAAGTGAATTTAAGGTAAATGCTGCTTTAGCATATTTTGATAAAATTAAATACAACGAATTATTAGTAAGAATTGACCATTTATTACTTAGAGCAAAAAATAATTTTAGTATTGAAGAAAATATAGCAGAAAACGAGCTTTTATTAGGAAAGCAAGAGTATAAAGACTTTATTTTAAATGCTATGAATAATGATGAGTTTTGCTTTGTTCAACAAGATGTTTTAAGTAATGTTGAATTGCTTCATTCTGAATTGTATTTAAGATTAAAATTAAATGGTGAGCTTATGAGTGCTTCATTTTTTATGCCTATTGTTAGTGCTTTAAATATTAACGAAGAGCTTGATATGTATGTATTAAGCAAGGCGATTTCTAATGAATTTTATGCACCAATTGCAATAAATATCTCAAATGATTTAATTAAAGAAAAAAATTATAAGCTACTACAAAAAATTCTAAAAAATAAAAATGTAAATCAAAAAATTTATTTTGAACTTGCTATGAATTCATTAATTAATATTAGTGATTTAGTTGCTTTTGTTAAGTTTATTAAACAATTTAACATATCTTTAGGTTTAGACCACTTTGCTTTAAATAAAGAATACTTACTTGCTTTAAATGAATTAAATGTAAGTTATTTAAAAATTCAAGCAAGTATGCTTTTAGATTTATTAGAAGACAATAATACAAGCGGAGCAAAAAACGCTATGCAAACAATTATAAATTCTAAAGGAGTAAAAATTATTGCAATAGGAATAGAAAATTCAGAACAAAAAGAAAAATTACAAAAAATCGGCATAGAATATATGCAAGGTAGATATATAAGCGAAATTAAATAG
- a CDS encoding transglutaminase-like cysteine peptidase — protein MKRQYGQQGVVRLERLDKLMNELVGKEEGVKLLKVNEFFNDSTIIKWADDMQVWGKVDYWANRFESLGKGLGDCEDFVIAKYFTLLDLGVDENKLFFTYVYANLNGKWIAHMVLAYYENQDSIPFILDSNTNNIRRANNRPDLKPVLAFNAKDLFLAQQASTGKISAKSSKYTKEWAKYLEKLKKGDL, from the coding sequence ATGAAAAGGCAGTACGGACAACAAGGCGTTGTTAGACTAGAAAGACTTGACAAGCTTATGAATGAGTTGGTAGGAAAAGAAGAGGGTGTAAAACTATTAAAAGTAAATGAATTTTTTAACGACTCAACTATAATCAAATGGGCTGATGATATGCAAGTGTGGGGTAAGGTTGATTACTGGGCAAATAGATTTGAGTCTTTAGGCAAGGGGCTTGGAGATTGTGAAGATTTTGTAATTGCAAAGTATTTTACCTTACTTGATTTAGGTGTTGATGAAAATAAATTGTTCTTTACTTATGTTTATGCAAATTTAAATGGAAAATGGATTGCGCATATGGTTTTAGCTTATTATGAGAACCAAGATTCAATTCCTTTTATTTTAGATAGTAATACAAACAATATAAGAAGAGCAAATAATAGACCTGATTTAAAGCCGGTTTTAGCTTTCAATGCTAAGGATTTATTTTTAGCACAACAAGCATCAACAGGAAAAATTTCAGCAAAATCATCTAAATACACAAAGGAATGGGCAAAATATTTAGAAAAATTAAAAAAGGGTGATTTATGA
- a CDS encoding TolC family protein: MKKTIVLSAVALSFLNASEYNIFAISLSHNNETQLVKAYNQVSEAIKNSEYANEVVVKNRMSGSHYTVVAETADMSAKKARAIRDVIRKNTKYKDAYVIAKKPGEEPTFAEGKQELEVLNPSSEAPAVVVQPESTKTSSFLDSLDKANTSKGNLFTYNGNGSLSLEAVVKDVLANNPNILNIKNEYLKSAKDLDIANSVYYPTLNLYANASYNTISKKPNIENKTKSKGGLYDASLVLNENLFNGGYDVNTQSQQSHTTNAAAYNLIQNSNELTYSVVSAYAAVIKAKVLVDIAEQNVSEHEKIYSLIKDRTKTGYARPSEEKQAGSRLALAKSNLLAAKNDLDDALNSFKKYYGQSIDANSLANVEANFVIPQDLNSFDTLSYKCSPSLKIQEENSKALGYAYEASKSNMMPKLDLSLSGKYEKSDIARKNIDSDKYNQTQGIAALNFSYNLFNKTQDKLNLEKAKLSQLSGINSLENTKRELEESNSFAFNSYVINKEKLDYLKQYVDYAKETLDTYEDEFKLGKRDLINLLDAQSEYFSSVREYTSTHNAYVLAQYKMLNNLGVLTDTFVNGYAKNFITFACSINDVK, encoded by the coding sequence ATGAAAAAAACCATCGTTTTATCAGCAGTAGCGCTGAGTTTTTTAAATGCAAGTGAATATAATATCTTTGCAATTTCACTAAGCCATAATAACGAAACGCAATTAGTAAAAGCATACAATCAAGTTTCAGAGGCTATTAAAAATAGCGAATATGCAAACGAAGTAGTAGTTAAAAATAGAATGAGTGGTAGTCATTATACTGTTGTTGCTGAAACAGCAGATATGAGTGCAAAGAAAGCAAGAGCTATTAGAGATGTAATTAGAAAAAATACAAAATACAAAGATGCTTATGTTATAGCTAAAAAACCAGGAGAAGAGCCAACTTTTGCAGAAGGTAAGCAAGAATTAGAAGTTTTAAATCCATCAAGTGAAGCACCTGCAGTAGTTGTTCAACCAGAAAGTACAAAAACTTCATCATTTTTAGATAGTTTAGATAAAGCAAACACTTCTAAGGGTAATTTATTTACTTACAATGGAAATGGAAGTTTAAGCTTAGAAGCAGTGGTAAAAGATGTTTTAGCTAATAATCCAAATATTTTAAATATTAAAAACGAGTATTTAAAATCAGCAAAAGATTTAGATATTGCTAATTCAGTTTATTATCCAACATTAAATTTATATGCTAATGCAAGTTATAATACAATTTCTAAAAAACCAAATATAGAAAACAAAACAAAAAGTAAAGGCGGATTATATGACGCATCTTTAGTTTTAAATGAAAATTTATTTAATGGTGGTTATGATGTAAATACTCAATCACAACAAAGCCATACAACAAATGCAGCAGCTTATAATTTAATTCAAAATTCAAACGAATTAACATATTCTGTTGTTAGTGCTTATGCTGCAGTTATTAAAGCAAAAGTTTTAGTTGATATTGCAGAGCAAAATGTTAGCGAACATGAAAAAATTTATTCTTTAATCAAAGATAGAACAAAAACAGGCTATGCACGCCCAAGTGAAGAAAAACAAGCAGGAAGTCGTTTAGCATTAGCAAAAAGTAATTTATTAGCAGCAAAAAATGACTTAGATGATGCGTTAAATTCATTTAAAAAATACTATGGTCAAAGCATTGATGCTAATTCTTTAGCAAATGTTGAAGCTAATTTTGTTATTCCGCAAGATTTAAACAGCTTTGATACTTTAAGCTACAAATGCAGCCCGAGTTTAAAAATTCAAGAAGAAAATTCTAAGGCTTTAGGCTATGCTTATGAAGCAAGTAAATCTAATATGATGCCTAAGTTAGATTTAAGTTTAAGCGGTAAATATGAAAAAAGTGATATTGCAAGAAAAAATATTGACTCAGATAAATATAATCAAACTCAAGGCATAGCAGCGCTTAACTTTTCATATAATCTATTTAACAAAACTCAAGATAAATTAAATCTTGAAAAAGCTAAACTTTCACAACTTTCAGGAATTAATTCATTAGAAAATACAAAGCGTGAATTAGAAGAAAGCAATTCTTTTGCATTTAATTCTTATGTAATTAACAAAGAAAAATTAGATTATTTAAAACAATATGTTGATTATGCTAAAGAAACTTTAGATACTTATGAAGATGAATTTAAACTTGGAAAAAGAGATTTAATTAATCTTTTAGATGCACAAAGCGAATATTTTAGTTCAGTTCGTGAATACACAAGCACTCACAATGCTTATGTTTTAGCGCAATATAAGATGTTAAATAATTTAGGTGTTTTAACTGATACTTTTGTAAATGGATATGCAAAGAATTTTATTACATTTGCGTGTTCAATTAATGATGTAAAATAA
- a CDS encoding c-type cytochrome, producing MKKIIYSCLVASMLASGAYAADGATLFKKCIACHGKDASKVPPGGEVASVTLSEQEIVEALKGYRAKTFGGKAKKTMEIQAAKLSDDDINALAAYIVSLKK from the coding sequence ATGAAAAAGATTATTTATTCTTGCCTAGTTGCTAGTATGCTAGCTAGTGGTGCTTATGCAGCTGATGGTGCTACATTATTTAAAAAATGTATTGCCTGTCATGGAAAAGATGCAAGCAAGGTTCCACCAGGTGGTGAGGTTGCATCAGTAACATTAAGCGAACAAGAAATAGTTGAAGCTTTAAAGGGATATAGAGCTAAAACTTTTGGCGGTAAAGCTAAAAAAACTATGGAAATTCAAGCTGCTAAACTAAGTGATGATGATATTAATGCTTTAGCTGCTTATATTGTTTCTTTAAAAAAATAA